In the Clavelina lepadiformis chromosome 8, kaClaLepa1.1, whole genome shotgun sequence genome, one interval contains:
- the LOC143469501 gene encoding uncharacterized protein LOC143469501 isoform X2: protein MEEKRSRRKKLPISVNNSTSFSICFRLSLRRFLDLIVEYIFLRPEKGLIGKWGTNIVCVPPHQTSIFSLNSVVSSTFFHFIGNSCCFPTFVLRVLILQTKKLIQGCYCLQQRL from the exons ATGGAAGAAAAACGATCAAGAAGAAAGAAACTACCTATCTCTGTGAACAATTCTACATCATTTTCGATCTGCTTCCGACTAAGTCTTAGGCG ATTTCTCGATCTTATTGTGGAATATATTTTTCTCCGTCCCGAGAAAGGGCTCATCGGCAAGTGGGGAACAAATATCGTCTGTGTGCCTCCCCACCAGACCAGCATCTTTAGCTTAAAT aGTGTTGTATCCTctacattttttcatttcattggAAACAGCTGTTGCTTTCCCACGTTTGTATTAAGGGTGTTAATATTGCAAACTAAGAAGTTGATTCAG GGTTGCTATTGTTTGCAACAGCGGTTATGA
- the LOC143469501 gene encoding uncharacterized protein LOC143469501 isoform X5 → MEEKRSRRKKLPISVNNSTSFSICFRLSLRRSYAIIGSEFCSSYNLFNIRACKISRSYCGIYFSPSRERAHRQVGNKYRLCASPPDQHL, encoded by the exons ATGGAAGAAAAACGATCAAGAAGAAAGAAACTACCTATCTCTGTGAACAATTCTACATCATTTTCGATCTGCTTCCGACTAAGTCTTAGGCG GTCGTATGCTATAATTGGTTCTGAATTTTGTTCCTCGTACAATCTGTTCAACATCCGTGCATGCAAG ATTTCTCGATCTTATTGTGGAATATATTTTTCTCCGTCCCGAGAAAGGGCTCATCGGCAAGTGGGGAACAAATATCGTCTGTGTGCCTCCCCACCAGACCAGCATCTTTAG
- the LOC143469501 gene encoding uncharacterized protein LOC143469501 isoform X3, whose product MEEKRSRRKKLPISVNNSTSFSICFRLSLRRFLDLIVEYIFLRPEKGLIGKWGTNIVCVPPHQTSIFSLNSVVSSTFFHFIGNSCCFPTFVLRVLILQTKKLIQERL is encoded by the exons ATGGAAGAAAAACGATCAAGAAGAAAGAAACTACCTATCTCTGTGAACAATTCTACATCATTTTCGATCTGCTTCCGACTAAGTCTTAGGCG ATTTCTCGATCTTATTGTGGAATATATTTTTCTCCGTCCCGAGAAAGGGCTCATCGGCAAGTGGGGAACAAATATCGTCTGTGTGCCTCCCCACCAGACCAGCATCTTTAGCTTAAAT aGTGTTGTATCCTctacattttttcatttcattggAAACAGCTGTTGCTTTCCCACGTTTGTATTAAGGGTGTTAATATTGCAAACTAAGAAGTTGATTCAG GAAAGGTTGTAA
- the LOC143469501 gene encoding uncharacterized protein LOC143469501 isoform X4, with amino-acid sequence MEEKRSRRKKLPISVNNSTSFSICFRLSLRRFLDLIVEYIFLRPEKGLIGKWGTNIVCVPPHQTSIFSLNSVVSSTFFHFIGNSCCFPTFVLRVLILQTKKLIQ; translated from the exons ATGGAAGAAAAACGATCAAGAAGAAAGAAACTACCTATCTCTGTGAACAATTCTACATCATTTTCGATCTGCTTCCGACTAAGTCTTAGGCG ATTTCTCGATCTTATTGTGGAATATATTTTTCTCCGTCCCGAGAAAGGGCTCATCGGCAAGTGGGGAACAAATATCGTCTGTGTGCCTCCCCACCAGACCAGCATCTTTAGCTTAAAT aGTGTTGTATCCTctacattttttcatttcattggAAACAGCTGTTGCTTTCCCACGTTTGTATTAAGGGTGTTAATATTGCAAACTAAGAAGTTGATTCAG